Part of the Henckelia pumila isolate YLH828 chromosome 2, ASM3356847v2, whole genome shotgun sequence genome is shown below.
ATTTATTCGAAGATATATTTGAGGtttgggtatcatcagctgagagtgcgagaagaggatatccctaagactgcgtttaggacgaggtatgaccattttgaatttctcgtcatgccgttcggtttgactaacgccccagcagtctttatggggttgatgaacTAAATATTTCAGCGCTttctagatgagtttgttattattttcgtTGACGATatcctgatctattcgaagagccgtgctgatcatgcagagcatctgaggattgttttgtaGATTTTGAGaactgaacagttgtttgccaaactaTCGATGTGCGAGTTTTTGTTGGACCGagtcatttttcttggtcacattatctctggagaggggatatctgttgatctcagcaagatcgaggcagttatgaactggcgtaggccgacttctgtgcctgaaattcgaagttttatgggtttagcgggttactatcgcagatttattcagggtttatcttctattgcgaagccaattACCTAGCTGACTCAGGAAAAcacgccttttgtttggactgaagagtgtgagaccagtttcattgagttgaagaagagattgactagtgCTCCGatactttctattccatcaggttcgggaggttttacggtgtattgcgatgcttcccATTCTGGTcttggatgtattcttatgcagaggaagcacgtgatagcgtatgcgtcgaggcagttgaaaccaCACGAGACTcactatccagttcatgatcttgaactcactgctattgtttttgccttgaagatctggcgtcactatctttacggtgagtcttttgagatcttttctgatcataagagttttaattacttattttcacagtctaAGTGGAATATGAGATAGAGGAGATGactagatttattgaaggacttcgactgcgagattaagtattacccaggaaagtccaatgcagctgccgatgctttgagtcgcaagctttgttccttatctctttcaACCATCGGTGTGTCTCGTTTGATTGATGACTGTTGCAATTCtggattggagtttgaatcagataggaATCCTATCAGATTTTGTGCTatccaggccgagccagagttgtttgtgtcgatcagaggAGCACAGAAATCCGATGAGAGTATTCAACATTTGATAGAGAAGGTGAAatctggacaccagtctgagtttcaggtcagaaatgatgttttatttgtgaataaccgtattgttgtgcctgatatttttgagatgagacaacgtattctgcgggaggcacattgcagtcggttcagtgttcatctaggaggccgaaagatgtgtaacgacctgaagagtcagttttggtggaagaagatgaagagtgatgttgcgaggtttgtatcccgttgtGTGAACTGCCAGCAGGTGAAGGCCGAGAGAAAGAGGCCGGGTGGTCttctgcacagtttatctgttccggaatggaagtgggatcatatctcgatggatttcgtcCTAAAACTACCCCGTTCTGTTctaggatgcgatgccatttgggtagtgattgactgTTGGATGAAGTCTACTCGTTTTATTCCGTATCGGATGacatatcgtcatgatcagacggccgagttgtatgtcagagagattgtcagattgcacggtgtgccgagatcgattgtttcaaacagagatcctcggtttaattcttatttctggcatagtctacagGAGGCTTTTGGTACTCCTTTGCACTTGAGTACcgcataccatcctcagaccgacggtcaatcagagcgaacgattcagactctggaggatatgctacgagcggtagtgcttgattttggcaccagTTGGCAGGATTCGTTGCTTCTTGTGGAGTTttcatacaacaacagcttccagacgagtataggaatgacaccatttgaagcattgtacggaaagaagtgcagatctcctctgtactgggatgagatgtctgagtcccctgacttgggaccagatatgattcgtgatatggctgagcaggtgaagattatttgtttgagaatgaagactgctcaagaccgacaagcgaagtatgcgaatatccgtcacagacctctatcttttgatcaaggagaccgagtattcttgaggatttctccgtttagaggtactatTAGATTTgtgaagagagggaagttgtcaccgagatttatcggtccgtatgagattttacAGATGATAGGTGATCTAGCCTACAGATTAGagcttcctccttctttatctgatattcacgacgtatttcacgtctcgatgttgaggaaatatcatccagatccttctcatgttcttcaacctgACGAAGCTGAACTcgatgaaactctgagttattttgatagaccgattcagatccttgacaggaAGAAGAAATAGCTCAAAACCAaatcgattcctttggtgaaagttcagtggagtcatcacggagtcgaagaagcaacttgggagacagaatctgatataAGGCAGAGATTTCTGGATTTGTTTATCTGACGTGAGTCCTTAATTCTGTTCTGGAATTCTTTATtctttcttatgagttgatatctttgatttcaaggacgaaatctattcttagagggggagaattttaacgccccaaattatcttaattgactttatttgagataatcagtgatttcaaaattcgaaagccgactttttattgatcagggtccattttgcaattttcggaaatttcagggactaaaatgcaaagaTGGATTTTTTTATAAGGTtgagactttgactaagtcttcaCTTCATCCCTTCATCACCTCCAACCGTCCCCTCTTCCATTGAAGCGACAAAATCTtccccaagcttttgtgatttcatttttagctcgatccgtccgttggaattcaaTCTCGAGTAGATATCCGCGATCACAGcatcgagtgctccgtttggaagtaagtttctcttatttctaataggtttgaaattttggatgttgttagaatagaTTTAAATTCGGAGAGGATGTTCTTGAGGTGGCTGTGTTAGTATATCTAAAAGGGTTCGGAGAAATTTCGACGatcggatttgatatgatttttcttatgatttttgaaactTAGATTTTTGAGATGTGCTGGGTTTGACTTGGAAATGATGTTAGATAATTGGTTTGAGTATTTGGAATTGATATTCTGCTGTCTGCGATtttggtttgatcagtttatagccgttatgccgtcagtttgagtttagggatatcgtttctattgatttgattatatcgagtttgatgaggttttgctatcgatattgatcttattacttcttctgttagattgattcgaagtccttggagttgcgagattgcagcttcgatcagtttggaagattgagatggtatagtatcaactttcttatttatcaatcgaagaagtttgattgagtttgaattgagaattgttgttttacagattgaagattgtgaaacaacgagaaggtataagacgacttttgAATGAAATATGACGATTAActtgaatccggattgattcgagtgtcctagaggaaatcacatattgcatgtttatatgcttatttgagCTTATGATGGAATTACTATTTGAGTGCActagatttcatatgcattcatattgaaccgattgattattcattttgaattagacgatctgaagattatagttgagtggccttggtagaagatttactacaagtgtcgattaactcactataatgccctagagtctagaggattaaaatatacctcgtccacctcgaaagggaagttcggtgtgattgtgggatattttaacctcgggatcccaaaccgaagaaagaaagaaagaagaattccttttgattataTGAGTCTgtcaatccagaagttttaaagtcatgcatatcattttattccGCAGTAAATGAAATACTTGAAGTTTATGTGGAACtttattatatatcatgtttgatatatTACGTGATATTTTATgcttgtctcttttactgggaatattattctcaccggattatccggctgttgtctttgtttgtatgtgtacttggcagcaggtggggcaggaccgagtcagaggcagcatgactagatggttgagaggatagagtgaggctaggatgttaggagtcgtttatgtattcgaactcttttttgtattgaataagtccgaactagatgaaatttttatgcatgttatattgtgaggattgtataactctagacctAATCctttgtatcttgttgaatgggTTTTTATGTTATCATTGCATGGTTTGAGTTGAGTTGGTTTTGGAGTAGAGATACCAGAATTTTTCTGGTacagagcacctcgctcgatcggttgaatcttaccgatcgagcgggggtcCTAAAATTTTGGGCAAAAACTTGGATtatttttggccgctcgatcggtaagatcttaccgatcgagctaGCAAccccttaatttttttttaaatctttaaTCCTTTTGTTTAATTGTGTTAATAATTACCCTaatattagatgattagaatcgaggcctcacaatTTCAAATCTGCCTAAATCAAGGAGTATGATGGCACCACCGATTCGGAGGAGCACGTGACTCGATTTGAAAATGTAGCCATGTTACATTGTTATGGCAATCAAATCAAGTGTAAAGTATTCTTGACTACCTTGGTGGACTCCGCTCAAAGTTGGTTCGACAACTTGGAAGAGGGTAGTGTTAAAACTTTCAAAGAATTTAGggaagttttcttacaacaCTTCAGCAGCAGCAAGTGGTATAAAAAAACTACTCTCAGCCTTTTTGAGATAAAGCAGTTGGGCAAGGAATCTTTGAGGGCttatattcaaaaattcaacAGGATAGCCCTAGAAGTACCTGCGTGTGCTCCACAAACCAAAATCACTGCTTTCACACAGAGACTTAGAGAAGGAGAATTCTTTTGGTCTTTAGTCAAGAGGGCTCCTCAATACTTTGAGGACCTCTTGGCTCGAGCCAAGAAGTATATCAATATGGAGGAAGCCCAATGACAGAAGAGGGAGAAAGACAGGAAGGAAGGACACAGGGAGAAGGGGAACCAGAGTAGTCAAGGGAGGAGAAGGCAGGATCAACCGGGGAGGCTTGCCGCCTACGCTCCTCACAGGGTAGCCCGAGATCAAGGGGTTCATCTGTGTGAGGAGAATGCCCAACCAGTGCCTCCGAAAAGACCAGGAAAATATTGCTTGGTGCATTGAGTAAACACCCACGACACCAGTGAGTGCTGGAGGCTCATAGTAGAACCAGAACGGCCTATACCCGAGGAAGCAAGACAGGTAGAGAAAAAGCATCGGGGACTCCCTTGTGTTCCAAGGCCTGTCATCCCATGGATCAATAGGCCCG
Proteins encoded:
- the LOC140877423 gene encoding uncharacterized protein, which codes for MLHCYGNQIKCKVFLTTLVDSAQSWFDNLEEGSVKTFKEFREVFLQHFSSSKWYKKTTLSLFEIKQLGKESLRAYIQKFNRIALEVPACAPQTKITAFTQRLREGEFFWSLVKRAPQYFEDLLARAKNECWRLIVEPERPIPEEARQVEKKHRGLPCVPRPVIPWINRPDPPKAREVTPWRPDKKPQEGSSKGVINMISGGSTDEDSNRAQKSWSKREIMGVETRRLDPCPVITFGPGDLEEVCLPHNDALLIRARVANYDVRRVFVDFESSVNVIFQEAFEQMELQGCEINPVKMSLYGFAGHTIRPRGEV